The nucleotide window TCGAATCAGCGGTTTCCATGGTGTCTGGTGTCGCGTCTTCGCCTTCGACAGCAGACAAGACACCCGATGGCCCAGGGGAAATAGGAACAGACTCAAACGCATTGGCAATCTCCTCACGCTCTGCTTCCTTTAGTTCATCAACAGAAGTGAATCCGGCATTGAACAGCGCTTGAGAATGCGCTTCAGTCACATCAGGGAGGTCCGTGAAGAGACTCCTCGGTGGTAAGGCGTCGGACGATTCGGTCGTTTCACCCACCTGTTCGTAGACTTCTGTACCATTCTCTTCGTCTAGCCCCTCATCAACAGTATTCTGCAGGCTCACCAGCGGATATACCCCAATAATCATAGCGGTAATTATCATATTCATAAATATATTAGTATGGCCGATTGTCAGTACTTCATCGTAAAATCCCGCTAACCAGGCTGTCCCAACCCAAAAAATCAGTCCGAAGAGACTGAGCCCAATCCATGTTTTGTTCCTTTTTACCAATCCCGCTAAAAATACAAAAGGTCCTACAACAGTGAGTAAGATAACAGTAGATATAATTACTAATGAAGAGATCAGTCGAAGAAAACTGAGTGTCGTAATTAGCATCGAGACCGTAAGAAACGTAGTGGCAAATTTTCTCCAGATACCTGTTTGTACATCTTCCCCTTCCGGATTCCAGCGTTGAATTGTCAACGTCGTAGCCAGCGCCGTTCCGAGTCCGGCCCCGAGAATTAAACAGCCCCACACTGCGTACGTGAACCCCTGAGCGTATGCCACTAAGGAGAATGATAGTGTCGGAAATCCGGTCAGAAGAGCAGTGGACCCAAGGAACAACACGGCACTAAATAGAAGACTCCCTATTCCCGCCACCAGTGCAGCTGGTCCAATACCCGAGTCAGTATCTGATGTTTCAGTCATCGTATTTTGATTGGTGTCGTCCAGACAGAGCTATTTGACTGCTCACTAAGGGCGTCTACTATACGCAACTGCTCGCCATACATAAATTGTGAAGTGAGAAGGCTATGGCGGTTCGCGGTAACATCTTCGGGATATATACTTAACCACACCCTCGTAATAAACTAGCCTGGTCTGTGTCTTTGGGAGTTTTCCACCCCTCCCCTCCTCCCCCCACCCCAAATACTAAAGATACAAACAGCATCGGAGCCAAAAGGATATCTATTAGTCGTCGGCAACTGCTGGCTCTTGGGGCTTCAATAACGGTGCAACCTCAATAACGTCAATATTGTGGCTCCCCTCATCCCGATAGGTGAACCCACCGTCTGACAGATCCATCTCGACCTCACCGTTGAGATACCCATGACGTTCGTACTCGGAGAGTTCCGCTGGATCGCCGTGGTTCCAACAGATTGCAAGGTCAATATTTGTGAGGAGCACATCGTCATTAAGAAGTTCAGTCAGTGTCGGACCCACAACGGCGTTCCGCAGATGTCCGTTCTGCCTGACGATAGCGTGGATATCGGCAGCTGGGTCAAAGTCCTCGACTGTAATCGAAGACTGTGTCTTAGCGCGTTCCAGAGCTATGAGTACTTCAGCGCTGTTCACCGGTTGGAAGCCATTCGCCTTGATGGTCTCGCGGCGCATTTTGAGCGAGGACTGCTGTTTGGCTGCCTTACGCTTCTGTTCACCCTCTTTCCGGGTTTCCAGATAGGACTTGAACCACGGGTCCTGCGTCACCTTTGAGAGATAGTATTCTAACTCCTGCCGGATGGCCCGAAATACTGGGCTAGACTTGTTCCTGATCGTCTCACGGTTCGCTGAAAGTTCGATGTCCTGGCAGTTGGCAACGAAAAAGAAGTGAAGGTATTCATTGTCGTGCGAAATAGCTTCATTGTACCGTTCGACCTTGATGTGATCTTTCGCTAGCCAAATTCCGAACTGGGCTGAGTGTCGCCCATACGTTGGAAGCTCATCCCGAGTTTCCTTCCCACCGACCATCCCGACGATTTGGATTGTTGTCTCACCACCGTCAAACTCAACTGAGAGTTCCCGCCCCGGATAGTGCTTG belongs to Halococcoides cellulosivorans and includes:
- a CDS encoding ATP-binding protein, with protein sequence MKKAPKVNEVNEFLEIASDFEDPLEVIRESLSNAYDANATAVDISIKDCPDGSDIIIEDDGHGMNERDLESFFDLGNSQKTDSIGYKGHGTKIFYKSDRIEVTTVHDGDSYRAVMDDPWEKLNHKELPKYELTERDVRPGNPGTKIKISNFRSGQGFDAESLTYNKIEHYLKWKTIAGSTAHFFDDGLREMEISVTLDDQIDDTRDELVTNNKFEFPDEQLDPDDGEFPAERMCKHYPGRELSVEFDGGETTIQIVGMVGGKETRDELPTYGRHSAQFGIWLAKDHIKVERYNEAISHDNEYLHFFFVANCQDIELSANRETIRNKSSPVFRAIRQELEYYLSKVTQDPWFKSYLETRKEGEQKRKAAKQQSSLKMRRETIKANGFQPVNSAEVLIALERAKTQSSITVEDFDPAADIHAIVRQNGHLRNAVVGPTLTELLNDDVLLTNIDLAICWNHGDPAELSEYERHGYLNGEVEMDLSDGGFTYRDEGSHNIDVIEVAPLLKPQEPAVADD